A part of Catharus ustulatus isolate bCatUst1 chromosome 8, bCatUst1.pri.v2, whole genome shotgun sequence genomic DNA contains:
- the DUSP5 gene encoding dual specificity protein phosphatase 5, translating to MKVTSLDCRQLRKLLRKEPSRCLVLDCRPYLSYSASCLRGSLNVNLNSVVMRRARGGAVPLHFVVPDAAARARLLLGGEGAAGTARLAAVVVLDQDTGHWQKLKKDSTAQIVLNALLSSLPEAGARVCFLKGGYETFNSQYPECCVNGKLISPERMEAERNLASHCEKQSANHKPAYDQGGPVEILPFLYLGSAYHASKCEFLANLHITALLNVSRKSSESFKDQYCYKWIPVEDSHTADISSHFQEAIDFIDYVRRAGGKILVHCEAGISRSPTICMAYLMKTKKLRLDEAFDYIKQRRSLISPNFGFMGQLLQYESEILSSTPSPPVTSCKREAASFFAEELTLGKNFEGSCFAFPTSVLSSVPIHSPVHQLKLSPMTASSSC from the exons ATGAAAGTCACGTCCCTCGACTGCCGGCAGCTGCGGAAGCTGCTGCGGAAGGAGCCCTCCCGCTGCCTGGTGCTGGACTGCCGGCCCTACCTGTCCTACTCGGCCTCCTGCCTCCGCGGCTCGCTCAACGTCAACCTGAACTCGGTGGTGATGCGGCGGGcccgcggcggggccgtgccgcTGCACTTCGTGGTGCCCGACGCGGCCGCCCGAGcgcggctgctgctggggggcgAGGGGGCGGCGGGGACCGCCCGCCTGGCGGCCGTGGTGGTGCTGGACCAGGACACGGGCCACTGGCAGAAGCTGAAgaaggacagcacagcccagatcGTCCTCAAtgccctgctctccagcctgcCGGAGGCCGGGGCCAGGGTCTGCTTCCTGAAAG GGGGATACGAAACCTTTAACTCTCAATATCCTGAGTGCTGCGTGAATGGAAAACTCATTTCCCCAGAGAGGATGGAGGCAGAGAGAAACCTCGCCAGCCACTGTGAGAAGCAGAGTGCCAACCACAAACCTGCTTACGACCAG GGTGGTCCAGTCGAAATCCTGCCTTTTCTCTACCTTGGTAGTGCCTATCATGCTTCCAAGTGCGAGTTTCTCGCCAACCTGCACATCACAGCCCTGCTAAATGTCTCCAGGAAAAGCTCAGAGTCCTTCAAAGACCAGTATTGCTACAAGTGGATCCCAGTGGAGGACAGTCACACAGCAGACatcagctctcacttccaggaaGCCATAGACTTCATTG ACTACGTCAGGCGAGCAGGCGGCAAGATCCTGGTGCACTGCGAGGCGGGGATCTCGCGCTCCCCCACCATCTGCATGGCCTATCTCATGAAGACAAAGAAGCTGCGCCTGGACGAAGCCTTCGATTACATCAAGCAGCGCCGGAGCCTGATCTCACCAAACTTTGGTTTCATGGGCCAGTTGCTACAATACGAGTCAGAGATCTTGTCttccacccccagcccccccgtCACCTCATGCAAAAGAGAAGCTGCGTCTTTCTTTGCGGAGGAACTGACTTTAGGTAAAAACTTTGAGGGCTCATGCTTTGCCTTTCCTACCTCAGTGTTGAGTTCTGTGCCCATCCACTCTCCTGTCCACCAGCTGAAGCTCAGCCCAATGACGGCATCTTCGTCCTGCTGA